From Pseudomonas sp. B21-028, one genomic window encodes:
- a CDS encoding autotransporter outer membrane beta-barrel domain-containing protein gives MLVSTSVQADLVENGEVRDIAPGTPSDRYSVITGSTLNVNGADILDVISNNSTINVRPGSTTQQIWASNGSRVELEGATVTATGTGGIAGVRLEASQATIGNSTVTNANGIGLHLLQSLGAGSSATVSGSVIKGSEGGAFASALSTLDVRNSHIEGTGANSYGVRLFSADATFTNSTIIGGLNGLDLRGNRPLPREGNVLLDGTTVEGKTGAAIRVVPAGAASTEFNIDLTNGSNLIAGNGNLLEAVDGVTVSMNVSNSGGVVLKGNVDVSGNSTVNLGFDQGRMEGDFIVESGSTGTLRLANGSLFKGNLINVSGVTINSGSEWEMAGDNTVGALALSGGTVAFGGASEFYQLNVGTLAGDGTFKMDVDWATNQHDVLNVTGVANGNHALLVQGSGVDPVSAQALTLVKTAAGDATFGLVGDQVDVGTYSYKLVSAANGSGGTDWFLDPETATVSPGTRTVMALFNTAPTVWLGELTSLRSRMGELRFNGGKSGAWGRTYGNKYNVDAASGTGYKQTQQGFSLGADAPLPVGDGQWLIGAMAGHSNSDLDLSRGSSGTVKSYYVGAYTTWLDADTGYYFDGVLKLNRFHNEAKVSMSDSSRAKGSYSTTGLGGSVEFGRHIKLDNNYFIEPYTQFSTVVIQGQDYGLNNGMQAEGDRTRSFLGKVGMTGGRNFTLDDGTVLQPYVRLAMAHEFAKNNEVQVNNNVFNNDLSGSRGELGAGIAAQLSERLQLHADFDYANGKNIEMPFGANVGLRYSW, from the coding sequence ATGTTGGTAAGCACGTCGGTGCAGGCCGACCTGGTAGAAAATGGCGAAGTCAGGGACATTGCCCCGGGTACCCCGAGTGATCGCTATAGCGTCATTACAGGTTCGACGCTCAATGTGAATGGTGCCGACATACTGGATGTTATTTCAAATAACTCCACCATTAATGTCCGCCCTGGTAGTACGACTCAGCAGATATGGGCAAGTAACGGTTCGCGAGTGGAGCTGGAGGGTGCCACGGTGACTGCCACGGGAACCGGCGGCATCGCTGGCGTGCGACTGGAAGCCAGTCAGGCAACCATCGGCAACAGCACCGTGACCAATGCCAACGGGATTGGCCTGCATTTGCTGCAAAGCCTCGGAGCGGGGTCGTCGGCGACGGTATCCGGTAGCGTTATCAAAGGGTCGGAGGGCGGTGCCTTTGCTTCGGCGTTAAGCACTCTGGATGTCCGCAACTCTCATATCGAAGGTACGGGTGCCAACAGCTATGGCGTCAGGTTGTTCAGTGCAGACGCGACATTTACCAACAGCACCATCATCGGTGGCTTGAATGGGCTTGATCTGCGAGGCAATCGGCCACTTCCGCGTGAAGGCAATGTATTGCTCGATGGTACGACCGTTGAAGGAAAAACCGGTGCAGCCATCCGTGTCGTGCCTGCCGGCGCCGCCTCCACGGAGTTCAACATCGATCTGACCAATGGCTCGAATCTCATCGCAGGCAATGGCAATTTGCTTGAGGCTGTGGACGGTGTCACGGTGAGCATGAACGTGAGCAATAGCGGCGGTGTGGTGCTGAAAGGCAATGTCGACGTCTCCGGAAACAGCACCGTCAATCTGGGTTTCGATCAGGGCCGCATGGAGGGTGACTTTATTGTCGAGTCCGGAAGCACCGGCACCCTGAGGCTCGCCAACGGTTCGTTGTTCAAAGGCAATCTGATCAATGTTTCCGGCGTCACGATCAACAGCGGTTCCGAGTGGGAAATGGCTGGCGACAATACGGTTGGCGCCTTGGCCTTGAGTGGGGGAACGGTGGCCTTTGGCGGTGCTAGTGAGTTCTATCAGTTGAACGTGGGCACCCTGGCGGGCGACGGTACCTTCAAGATGGATGTCGACTGGGCGACCAATCAACACGATGTGCTCAATGTCACCGGTGTTGCCAATGGGAACCACGCGTTGCTGGTGCAAGGATCCGGCGTCGATCCGGTGTCTGCACAAGCGCTGACCCTGGTGAAAACGGCGGCGGGCGACGCTACCTTTGGCCTGGTCGGCGATCAGGTGGATGTCGGGACCTATTCCTATAAATTGGTTTCCGCCGCGAATGGTTCAGGGGGGACTGACTGGTTCCTCGATCCTGAGACTGCGACGGTCAGCCCCGGCACCCGTACTGTCATGGCCCTGTTCAATACCGCTCCGACAGTCTGGCTGGGTGAGTTGACCAGCCTGCGCAGCCGCATGGGTGAGTTGCGTTTCAATGGAGGTAAATCGGGCGCCTGGGGCCGTACCTATGGCAACAAATACAATGTGGATGCAGCTTCCGGTACGGGCTACAAGCAGACTCAGCAAGGCTTCTCCCTGGGGGCCGACGCGCCGCTGCCGGTGGGAGATGGACAATGGCTCATCGGTGCGATGGCAGGCCATAGCAACTCTGACCTGGACTTGAGCCGCGGCAGTTCAGGCACCGTGAAAAGCTACTATGTGGGGGCCTATACGACGTGGTTGGATGCGGACACGGGCTACTACTTCGACGGTGTGCTCAAGCTGAACCGTTTTCATAATGAGGCGAAAGTCTCGATGAGTGACAGCAGCCGTGCCAAAGGTTCCTACAGCACCACGGGCCTGGGCGGCTCGGTGGAGTTCGGACGGCATATCAAGCTGGACAACAACTACTTCATCGAACCCTATACCCAATTCTCCACGGTGGTGATCCAGGGCCAGGATTATGGTCTAAACAATGGTATGCAGGCCGAAGGCGACCGCACCCGTTCTTTCCTCGGCAAGGTCGGCATGACTGGCGGACGTAATTTTACGCTGGACGACGGTACGGTGCTGCAGCCCTATGTCCGGCTGGCGATGGCCCATGAGTTTGCCAAGAACAACGAGGTGCAAGTCAATAACAACGTATTCAATAACGACCTTTCGGGGTCGCGCGGTGAGCTCGGAGCGGGTATAGCCGCTCAGCTCAGCGAGCGTTTGCAACTGCATGCCGATTTCGACTATGCCAATGGCAAGAATATCGAAATGCCGTTTGGCGCTAACGTGGGGCTGCGCTATAGCTGGTAA
- a CDS encoding pyridoxal phosphate-dependent aminotransferase has protein sequence MRYSALTQRITGEGAAAWQIHDRALAMREQGRDVLLLSVGDPDFDTPRAIVEAAVDSLRAGDTHYCDVRGLHGLRASIAGRHRRRSGQPVGAEHVTVLPGAQCAVYAVAQCLLDPGDEVIVAEPMYVTYEAVFGACGAKVIPVAVRPENAFRVEPADVARLITPRTRALLLNSPNNPSGASLGLPTWQALAQLCIEHDLWLISDEVYSDLVYEGEHISPASLPGMAERTATIDSLSKSHAMTGWRIGWVIGPASLSGHLVNLSLCMLFGLPEFVQRAAQVALEEELPEVASMRDEYRQRRDLVCAMLDDCPELTPVRPDGGMFVMVDVRRTGLDAQAFAERLLDGYGVSVLAGEAFGPSAAGHIRIGLVVDQVKLADACRRISLCAGRLYKLAEVL, from the coding sequence ATGCGCTATTCAGCCTTGACCCAACGCATCACCGGCGAGGGCGCCGCCGCGTGGCAGATCCACGACCGGGCACTGGCCATGCGTGAGCAGGGCAGGGACGTGTTGTTGTTATCGGTGGGCGATCCGGATTTCGACACACCGCGGGCCATCGTCGAGGCCGCCGTGGACAGCCTGCGGGCCGGGGATACCCACTATTGCGACGTTCGCGGCCTCCACGGTCTGCGCGCCAGCATCGCGGGCCGTCATCGTCGGCGTAGCGGCCAGCCGGTCGGGGCTGAGCACGTCACGGTGCTGCCGGGCGCGCAGTGTGCGGTGTATGCGGTCGCGCAATGCCTGCTCGACCCCGGCGACGAAGTCATCGTGGCCGAGCCCATGTATGTCACCTACGAGGCGGTATTCGGCGCCTGCGGAGCGAAGGTGATACCGGTGGCGGTACGCCCGGAGAATGCGTTTCGGGTCGAGCCCGCCGATGTGGCCCGCCTGATCACCCCTCGGACCCGGGCCCTGCTGCTCAACAGCCCCAACAACCCCTCCGGTGCCAGCCTGGGTTTGCCCACCTGGCAGGCGCTGGCGCAGTTGTGCATCGAACATGACCTGTGGCTGATCAGTGACGAGGTCTACAGCGATCTGGTCTACGAGGGCGAACATATCAGTCCGGCCAGCCTGCCAGGCATGGCCGAACGCACCGCGACCATCGACAGCCTGTCCAAATCCCACGCCATGACCGGTTGGCGCATCGGCTGGGTCATCGGCCCTGCCTCCCTGTCTGGACACTTGGTGAACCTGTCGTTGTGCATGCTGTTCGGCCTGCCGGAGTTCGTGCAGCGGGCGGCGCAGGTTGCGCTGGAGGAAGAGCTGCCCGAAGTGGCGTCCATGCGAGACGAGTATCGCCAGCGCCGGGACCTGGTGTGCGCCATGCTCGATGATTGCCCCGAGCTCACGCCGGTGCGGCCCGATGGTGGCATGTTCGTGATGGTGGACGTGCGCCGGACGGGGCTCGATGCCCAGGCGTTTGCCGAGCGGCTGTTGGATGGGTATGGCGTGTCGGTGCTGGCGGGTGAGGCGTTTGGACCCAGCGCAGCGGGGCATATCCGGATAGGGTTGGTGGTCGATCAAGTGAAGCTGGCGGATGCATGCAGGCGAATTTCCTTGTGTGCTGGTCGGTTATACAAGCTCGCTGAAGTTTTATAA
- the rarD gene encoding EamA family transporter RarD, whose amino-acid sequence MSKGIALSVSASALFAVMYYYTSLLSPLSGLEIFGWRMLLTMPCMTVFMLMAKEWTRVTELVRRLIATPRLLLGAMASSALMGLQLWLFMWAPLNGYSLDVSLGYFLLPLSMVLTGRLFFGERLSYFQKIAVFLASLGVLNELVQAGGFSWATLLVVVGYPIYFILRKRLRTDHLGGLWLDMALIVPVALWFVQSGEQGFAVFDQHPWLSLLIPVLGVISTSALVTYIVASRLLPFSLFGLLSYVEPVLLLGVALLLGESIKANEWLTYIPIWLAVAVLVFEGFKHLTRQRRRT is encoded by the coding sequence GTGTCCAAAGGCATCGCCCTATCGGTTTCAGCCTCCGCGCTGTTCGCCGTCATGTATTACTACACCTCGCTGCTCTCTCCCTTGAGCGGCCTGGAAATCTTTGGCTGGCGCATGTTGCTGACGATGCCCTGCATGACGGTGTTCATGCTGATGGCAAAGGAATGGACGCGGGTCACGGAGCTGGTCCGGCGCCTGATCGCCACGCCGCGCCTGTTGCTCGGGGCAATGGCTTCTTCGGCGTTGATGGGGTTGCAACTGTGGCTGTTCATGTGGGCGCCGCTCAACGGCTACAGCCTGGATGTGTCGCTGGGGTATTTCCTGTTGCCGCTGTCGATGGTCCTGACCGGACGCCTGTTCTTTGGCGAGCGCTTGTCCTATTTCCAGAAAATCGCCGTCTTCCTCGCCTCCCTCGGCGTGCTCAACGAGCTGGTCCAGGCCGGCGGTTTTTCCTGGGCGACCCTTTTGGTGGTGGTGGGTTATCCGATCTATTTCATCCTGCGCAAACGCCTTCGGACCGACCACTTGGGCGGTCTCTGGCTGGACATGGCCCTGATCGTGCCGGTGGCGCTGTGGTTCGTGCAAAGCGGCGAACAGGGTTTCGCCGTCTTCGATCAGCACCCGTGGTTATCGCTACTGATCCCCGTGCTCGGCGTGATCAGCACCTCAGCGCTGGTGACCTACATCGTCGCCAGCCGGTTGCTGCCGTTCAGCCTGTTCGGGTTGTTGAGCTACGTCGAACCGGTGTTGCTGCTCGGCGTTGCGCTGCTGTTGGGAGAAAGCATCAAGGCCAACGAGTGGCTGACCTACATCCCCATCTGGCTGGCGGTGGCGGTGTTGGTATTCGAAGGCTTCAAGCACCTGACGCGGCAGCGGCGCCGGACTTGA
- a CDS encoding Ig-like domain-containing protein, with product MKGGDHLKLVWLGEKANNAGPYLHEDEHIVSSNEVGTDIVMFVSGEHIEVLRGGSLRLSYWVSNDNAVVYDVRESDFLDALVQVIRAEIPAPRVVEAPDNKLDPEVHTGSVTLRIGYLGTAKGDILTYYWHGNPGDGSTSDWVPISQASAGKPLDFTILRKYIEPNISDIVRIRYVVLEKLTGRYRYSGLLELVIGDLLGELPVPVVIEASPQGELDPMNALAGATVEVRYASMDEPHKVHLNWLGSPGAGTSDDLEMPGSTTGSVQFNIPASVVGANINRNVMLGYEVTHKGFVFPSETLALKVLAFQDPEHQLPKPRITQANDTTLVLNLATFNGNANVTLEKWPFIAARQRIWFRLEGNTETGTNYSISLLDSHELNDNQVANGLSETALRTELERLGHNTPLTVVCKVGFSAETEEIYALTFPLTRYTFKTHHDWVIPEITSVRDSWGEVGEGENTLDNSVTLNGTATPDSRIQLYDAGTAGAIVPVDIDGFWSHVMSPLSIKSYRLTAHALDGSGFVSSPRTFSVEAADAPTITSIRDVWREIVHEGYTANRQVTVRGQANARQNVKITGVSTPAPEELTDDNGGWSTTFSALALQRYSIVVEALYGVDVPPSAPRSFTVTGVVNPSISSVRDSRGELNNGATTTDNRVSLSGNASAYQVVQILGTTTTAPEITADAGSIWQLAQLAVSPGDYSLTAKALYGDNVPISPPRTFSVRAPTPPLNFNQSPVTLSGAAYILVGSAALPNFGAGTSVRHAATGGTQPYRYSSSNPAAAVVDGAGLVTVRRNGSTTITVTDSSTPAQSRSYTVTVTGVWLCHNLGGGHYQTIRSVAASRGVSIPDLGTLNAISAAYRGRWPWGGAYTWSSSVKFPLPPVYMYALTMSNGATWGLWDLNPIGTGLGIGR from the coding sequence ATGAAGGGTGGCGACCATCTCAAACTGGTCTGGCTGGGTGAAAAGGCCAACAACGCAGGTCCCTACCTGCATGAAGACGAGCACATTGTCAGCAGCAACGAAGTCGGCACGGACATTGTGATGTTCGTCTCCGGTGAACACATCGAGGTCCTGAGGGGAGGCAGCCTGAGACTGAGCTACTGGGTCTCCAACGACAACGCCGTCGTGTATGACGTCAGGGAGTCCGACTTCCTCGACGCCCTGGTCCAGGTCATCCGTGCCGAAATCCCTGCGCCCCGGGTCGTTGAAGCGCCTGATAATAAACTGGACCCGGAAGTTCATACCGGCAGCGTGACCCTGCGTATCGGCTACCTCGGCACCGCCAAAGGCGACATTCTTACCTACTACTGGCATGGCAACCCTGGAGATGGCAGCACCAGCGATTGGGTACCGATATCCCAGGCCAGCGCCGGCAAGCCACTGGACTTTACTATCCTGCGCAAGTACATCGAACCGAACATCAGCGACATCGTCCGGATTCGTTATGTTGTCCTTGAAAAACTCACCGGCCGGTATCGCTATTCGGGCTTGCTTGAGCTGGTCATCGGCGATCTGCTGGGCGAACTGCCCGTACCGGTGGTGATCGAAGCCTCGCCCCAGGGGGAGCTCGATCCGATGAATGCACTCGCCGGCGCCACGGTAGAAGTGCGATACGCAAGTATGGATGAGCCACACAAGGTTCATTTGAATTGGCTGGGCAGCCCCGGTGCGGGAACATCCGATGATCTGGAAATGCCCGGCAGTACCACCGGCAGCGTCCAGTTCAACATCCCGGCCTCGGTGGTCGGAGCCAATATCAACCGTAACGTGATGCTCGGTTATGAGGTGACGCACAAAGGCTTCGTCTTTCCTTCCGAAACCCTGGCGCTGAAAGTATTGGCCTTCCAGGATCCGGAACACCAGTTGCCCAAGCCACGGATTACCCAGGCAAACGACACAACGTTGGTGTTGAATCTGGCGACGTTTAACGGAAACGCCAACGTCACCCTTGAAAAATGGCCGTTCATCGCCGCCAGGCAGCGCATCTGGTTCCGGCTTGAGGGCAATACCGAGACAGGAACGAACTATTCCATTTCATTGCTGGACAGCCATGAACTGAACGACAACCAGGTCGCCAATGGCCTGAGCGAAACGGCGTTGCGAACCGAGCTGGAACGACTCGGCCACAACACACCGTTAACCGTGGTATGCAAGGTGGGCTTCAGCGCCGAAACAGAAGAAATCTATGCGCTTACCTTTCCCCTGACCCGCTACACCTTCAAGACTCATCATGACTGGGTCATCCCAGAGATCACCAGCGTCAGGGACTCCTGGGGCGAAGTGGGTGAAGGAGAAAACACCCTCGACAATAGTGTGACATTGAATGGCACGGCAACACCCGACTCCAGAATCCAGCTCTACGACGCCGGTACTGCAGGAGCGATCGTGCCGGTAGACATCGACGGTTTCTGGTCTCATGTCATGTCCCCGCTAAGCATAAAATCCTACCGGCTCACCGCCCACGCCTTGGACGGCAGCGGCTTCGTTTCATCACCACGTACTTTTTCAGTAGAGGCTGCCGACGCCCCAACCATCACCAGTATCAGGGACGTCTGGCGTGAGATTGTCCATGAAGGCTACACCGCTAACCGGCAAGTCACGGTGAGGGGCCAGGCCAATGCCAGGCAGAACGTAAAAATCACGGGGGTTTCAACACCTGCGCCAGAAGAGCTGACTGATGACAACGGCGGCTGGAGCACCACCTTCAGCGCCTTGGCCCTTCAGCGTTATAGCATTGTGGTCGAGGCGCTTTATGGCGTAGACGTTCCGCCGTCTGCACCGCGATCATTCACAGTGACCGGCGTCGTCAATCCGAGTATCAGCAGCGTTCGAGACTCGCGCGGTGAACTCAATAATGGTGCCACCACGACCGACAATCGAGTGTCCCTGAGTGGTAATGCCAGTGCCTATCAAGTCGTGCAGATACTTGGCACCACGACCACAGCCCCCGAAATCACAGCAGATGCAGGGAGTATCTGGCAGTTGGCACAGCTGGCGGTGAGCCCTGGGGACTACAGCCTGACCGCCAAAGCGTTGTACGGCGACAACGTGCCCATTTCACCGCCGCGAACTTTTAGCGTGCGCGCGCCAACGCCACCGTTGAACTTCAATCAGAGCCCCGTCACATTGAGTGGAGCAGCCTACATACTCGTCGGGAGCGCCGCGCTGCCCAACTTCGGCGCTGGCACGTCGGTCCGCCATGCCGCCACTGGCGGCACACAACCCTATCGGTACAGTTCCAGCAACCCGGCAGCCGCCGTGGTTGATGGGGCCGGGCTGGTAACCGTTCGCCGCAATGGCAGCACGACCATCACCGTGACCGATTCGTCCACGCCAGCGCAGTCAAGAAGTTACACCGTTACGGTGACAGGCGTCTGGCTGTGTCATAACCTCGGAGGCGGGCATTACCAGACGATTCGCAGCGTCGCCGCTTCACGTGGCGTGAGCATTCCGGATCTCGGTACGCTGAATGCAATCAGCGCCGCCTACCGGGGACGTTGGCCTTGGGGGGGCGCCTACACATGGTCCAGCAGCGTCAAGTTTCCATTACCACCGGTGTATATGTATGCGCTGACCATGTCCAACGGTGCTACATGGGGGTTATGGGATCTTAACCCGATCGGCACAGGCCTGGGCATCGGGCGGTAA
- a CDS encoding aldo/keto reductase, with product MSYRTLGHSGLHVSTLTLGTMMFGEQTSTEDSLRIIDKAWDQGINFIDTADVYTNGRSEEIVGEAIASRRQEWVLATKVGFGPPDGVPNRSGLSRKHLFNGIEASLTRLGTDYLDIYYLHREDHNTPLHVTVSAIGDLIRQGKIRYWGLSNYRGWRIAEVIRIADSLGIDRPVISQPLYNIVNRQAETEQITAAQNYGLGVVPFSPLARGVLSGKYAPDVAPDANSRAGRQDKRILETEWRVESLRIAQQIQQYTRDRGVGIVEFAIAWVLNNRAVTSAIVGPRTEEQWDGYTKAQAVTITAEDEAFIDSLVTPGHASTPGFNDVGHFVPGRVPRTS from the coding sequence ATGAGCTACCGCACGCTGGGTCACTCCGGGTTACACGTCTCGACATTGACCCTGGGCACGATGATGTTCGGCGAACAGACCAGCACCGAAGATTCGCTGCGGATCATCGACAAGGCCTGGGACCAGGGCATCAACTTCATCGACACGGCGGACGTCTACACCAATGGCCGCTCAGAGGAAATCGTCGGCGAGGCGATTGCCAGTCGCCGCCAGGAATGGGTGCTCGCCACCAAAGTCGGCTTCGGTCCGCCGGACGGCGTGCCCAACCGCAGCGGCCTGAGCCGCAAGCATCTGTTCAACGGCATCGAAGCCAGCCTCACCCGGCTGGGCACCGATTACCTGGATATCTACTACCTGCACCGGGAAGACCACAATACCCCGCTGCACGTCACCGTGTCGGCCATCGGCGACCTGATCCGCCAAGGCAAGATCCGCTATTGGGGCCTGTCGAACTACCGTGGCTGGCGCATCGCCGAAGTGATCCGCATCGCCGACAGCCTGGGCATCGACCGGCCGGTGATCAGCCAGCCGCTGTACAACATCGTCAACCGCCAGGCGGAAACCGAGCAGATCACCGCCGCCCAGAACTATGGCCTTGGCGTGGTACCCTTCAGCCCCCTCGCCCGGGGCGTGCTCAGCGGCAAATATGCGCCGGACGTGGCGCCGGACGCCAACAGCCGCGCCGGCCGCCAGGACAAACGCATCCTGGAAACCGAATGGCGGGTCGAGTCCCTGCGCATTGCCCAGCAGATCCAGCAGTACACCCGGGATCGGGGCGTGGGTATCGTCGAGTTCGCCATCGCCTGGGTGCTGAACAACCGCGCCGTCACCTCGGCCATCGTCGGGCCACGTACCGAGGAACAGTGGGATGGCTACACCAAGGCGCAAGCCGTGACGATCACAGCAGAGGACGAAGCCTTCATCGATTCGCTGGTGACGCCGGGGCATGCGTCCACGCCTGGGTTCAACGATGTGGGGCATTTCGTGCCGGGGCGTGTGCCGCGCACGTCATAA
- the hppD gene encoding 4-hydroxyphenylpyruvate dioxygenase, with protein MADLYENPMGLMGFEFIEFASPTPNTLEPIFEIMGFTKVATHRSKDVHLYRQGAINLILNNEPHSVASYFAAEHGPSVCGMAFRVKDSQLAYRRALELGAQPIHIETGPMELNLPAIKGIGGAPLYLIDRFGEGSSIYDIDFVFLEGVDRHPVGAGLKIIDHLTHNVYRGRMAYWAGFYEKLFNFREIRYFDIKGEYTGLTSKAMTAPDGMIRIPLNEESSKGAGQIEEFLMQFNGEGIQHVAFLTDDLIKTWDALKKIGMRFMTAPPDTYYEMLEGRLPNHGEPVDELQSRGILLDGSSNPDDRRLLLQIFSETLMGPVFFEFIQRKGDDGFGEGNFKALFESIERDQVRRGVLATE; from the coding sequence ATGGCAGATCTATATGAAAACCCGATGGGCCTGATGGGCTTTGAATTCATCGAATTCGCATCCCCTACACCCAATACCCTGGAGCCGATCTTCGAGATCATGGGCTTCACCAAAGTCGCCACGCACCGTTCCAAGGACGTGCACCTGTATCGCCAGGGCGCGATCAACCTGATCCTCAACAACGAACCCCACAGCGTGGCCTCGTACTTTGCAGCCGAGCATGGTCCGTCGGTCTGCGGCATGGCGTTCCGGGTCAAGGATTCGCAGCTGGCCTACCGGCGTGCCCTGGAACTCGGTGCCCAGCCGATCCATATCGAAACCGGCCCGATGGAGCTGAACCTGCCGGCGATCAAGGGCATCGGTGGCGCGCCGCTGTACCTGATCGACCGTTTTGGCGAAGGCAGCTCGATCTATGACATCGACTTCGTGTTCCTCGAAGGCGTCGACCGTCATCCGGTGGGCGCGGGCCTGAAGATCATCGACCACCTGACCCACAACGTATATCGCGGCCGCATGGCCTACTGGGCGGGCTTCTACGAGAAGCTGTTCAACTTCCGCGAGATCCGTTACTTCGACATCAAGGGCGAATACACCGGCCTGACGTCCAAGGCCATGACCGCCCCGGACGGCATGATCCGTATTCCGTTGAACGAAGAGTCGTCCAAGGGCGCCGGGCAGATCGAAGAGTTCCTGATGCAGTTCAACGGCGAGGGCATCCAGCACGTGGCGTTCCTCACCGACGACCTGATCAAGACCTGGGATGCGCTGAAGAAGATCGGCATGCGCTTCATGACCGCGCCGCCGGACACCTACTACGAGATGCTCGAAGGCCGTTTGCCGAACCATGGCGAGCCGGTGGATGAACTGCAATCGCGGGGCATCCTGCTGGACGGTTCTTCCAACCCGGACGACAGGCGCCTGCTGCTGCAGATCTTCTCGGAGACCCTGATGGGGCCGGTGTTCTTCGAATTCATCCAGCGCAAGGGCGACGATGGGTTTGGCGAAGGCAACTTCAAGGCGCTGTTCGAGTCCATCGAGCGTGACCAGGTGCGGCGTGGGGTGTTGGCGACCGAGTAA
- a CDS encoding glycerate kinase, whose protein sequence is MKIIIAPDSFKDSLSAQGVADAIAAGLGEVWPQAQLIKCPMADGGEGTVESVLAACSGEWRRTRVQGPLGVAVEARWGWLPDSRTAIIEMAEASGLQLVPVEQRDACSSSTYGTGELIRAALDEGAGRVILAIGGSATNDAGAGAMQALGVALLDEHGQPLPPGGLALAKLARIDLSGLDPRLARVCVEIAADVDNPLCGPHGASVIFGPQKGASAQQVRQLDQALAHFAGQCAQVLSRDVRDEPGSGAAGGLGFAAKAFLRAQFRTGVDVVAQLTGLADAIEEADLVITGEGRFDAQTLRGKTPLGVARVARRHGVPVLVIAGTLGEGYQALYEHGIDAAFALVSGPMTLQQACADAPRLLRERARDIARLWQAATR, encoded by the coding sequence ATGAAAATAATCATCGCCCCTGACTCGTTCAAGGACAGCCTCAGCGCCCAGGGCGTAGCCGATGCCATTGCCGCCGGGTTGGGCGAGGTCTGGCCGCAAGCCCAGTTGATCAAATGCCCGATGGCTGATGGCGGCGAGGGGACGGTGGAGTCGGTGCTGGCCGCATGCAGCGGCGAATGGCGCCGTACCCGCGTCCAGGGGCCCTTGGGTGTCGCGGTCGAGGCGCGTTGGGGCTGGTTGCCCGACAGCCGCACGGCGATCATCGAAATGGCCGAGGCCAGTGGCTTGCAGTTGGTGCCGGTGGAGCAACGCGATGCCTGCTCCAGCAGCACCTACGGCACCGGCGAGCTGATTCGCGCGGCCCTGGATGAAGGGGCAGGGCGGGTGATCCTGGCGATCGGCGGCAGCGCCACCAACGATGCCGGCGCGGGTGCCATGCAGGCACTGGGCGTAGCGTTGCTGGATGAGCACGGGCAACCTTTGCCACCCGGTGGCCTGGCCTTGGCAAAACTGGCGCGCATCGACCTGAGTGGCCTGGATCCACGGCTGGCCAGGGTCTGTGTCGAGATCGCCGCCGATGTCGATAATCCTCTCTGCGGGCCCCACGGCGCTTCAGTGATTTTCGGTCCCCAGAAAGGCGCATCCGCACAGCAGGTGCGGCAGCTGGATCAGGCCCTGGCGCATTTCGCCGGCCAGTGCGCCCAGGTGTTGAGCCGCGATGTAAGAGACGAACCGGGCAGTGGTGCCGCCGGTGGCCTGGGGTTCGCGGCCAAAGCGTTTCTGCGCGCGCAGTTTCGCACCGGCGTGGACGTCGTCGCCCAACTGACTGGCCTGGCCGATGCCATCGAGGAGGCCGACCTGGTGATTACCGGGGAAGGCCGCTTCGATGCCCAGACCCTGCGTGGCAAGACGCCCCTTGGCGTGGCTCGCGTTGCGCGCCGTCACGGCGTACCGGTGCTGGTCATCGCCGGCACGCTGGGGGAGGGTTACCAGGCGCTGTATGAACACGGCATCGATGCAGCCTTCGCGCTGGTCAGCGGGCCGATGACATTGCAGCAGGCCTGTGCCGATGCACCACGGTTGTTGCGCGAACGAGCCCGGGACATCGCCCGGCTCTGGCAGGCCGCTACCCGGTGA